Within the Cyprinus carpio isolate SPL01 chromosome B18, ASM1834038v1, whole genome shotgun sequence genome, the region tagcagcaaactttttgaaaactaatatttatgtaattctcaaaacttttggccacgactgtacagtatGACCAAGCGCATTAAGTGTTCAACTAGTTGGATTTGATGCTTGAACATGTATTGTGATGTAAATGCCCACCTCACTAGTCAGACCCACTGCCCCATGGATCTTAGCGATGTGTCCCAACAACCAAGGGTTCTTCTGACCCACATTTCTTAGGGTGGACAGGAAGGGAACGAGAGAGGCAGGGCTTGCCTGAGCCACGTTCACCAACACACCCAAGGTAGTGTCACTTAGATCACTGTCACTGATGTAACCAATCAATGATGGCACCAAAGACGACAAAACCTGAGGAGACAAAAAAAAGGGTGGGACAAAATTAGACATTATGttggtttaaaaatatgtttggctaatgtttaatgtttatattgCTTTACTTCTGAATTAACCCCATTGGACTGaatggaatttaattaaattcctttgactttataactcatgattgctcaaaaacagtccaaatttatgaaacctacatatcaaaacaatattaaaaaaaaaaaaaattttacttgcATAACTTTAACTTTCAGTTGATAAAAGTGACACATATTTAATGCTGCAGTGGTTTGTCAATAGgtgttcatattcatgtttaccAAGTCCCAAAAGTGTGAGATATGGGGAAAAATTTAGATATATCTTacaaatgtttcttaaattaatttaatttcatagataatataacaaaaagtatttttgacacCCTAACATAAAATGTacagcttttttaaaatttttagatctcttaaaaataaaaattgtaaaagaaaATCTGGAATGAATGAGAgaagtaattattaaataaataaataaatgttttgagcgcattaaagggatagttcacacaaaaatgaaaatactatcATTAATTCCTCACTCATGTAAGTGCGTGGTGCAGCTGAAACAGAACTTTCTTTGCGCACaaagtattttcgtagcttcGAAAAATTACAAttgatccactgatgtcacatgggttATTTTAACgacgtttctgtgccttgatcatgGTAGAATCCTTGCGGTCTATGAGAGGGACAGAGAACTCTCAggattcatcaaaaatatctttatctgtgttctgaagatgaacaaatgtcttataggtttggaacgacatgaggatgagtaattaatgacagaattttcatttttgggtgaactatccctttaaagcactTCTGCAGTTCTCTGTGGGGGCACATAAGGACATGTTATCTGGCCTCTTGACAGTCAGGGTGTAATAACATagtaaaaacaccacaaacacactcatttgGTCCTGAACTTTTCTTTCATCAGAGGTCCCTTATGGATGTTATCGTGCTGTGTAAAGAACCACAGCACTCTGGTTGGTAGATTTCAATGCCACCCACTCATTAACCAGAGTCTCTGGTTGCTATATGAGTTTGCAGAGAAAAACTAGTGAACACAGTAACAGGAGAAAAAAATGTGGAGCAGAAGGAAACTCGCAATCACCCTCCCGTAATGGACAGTTTATCTAgatttatctgtattttatttatatgtattttttagctTAGAAAAGAACAGTGACTCACAGAAGAAATATAGATCATCAGTGAAATCTTGTGCTGGTTGACATTCATGTCTGACAAACTGCAGTGACGAATAGAGGCAGATGAGCCACATGGGTTACATGAGCTCTTTTCTCCAGAATGAAATGAATCCAACTACACCCTTTAGCAAGGATTTGCTTAATCCTCTCATTTTTCCTTCTGAAACACTTCACCTTTGAATTGGCAGTGGTTGAGAGGACAAAGAGAGGATCTGGTAGAGCTGGGAGGGCAGCAGACAGGACGTCCTGTGAGAAGCAGGATTCCCAGCCTCTGTCAGGAAGTGAAAACCTCTGACTAGTCTTTATTAATCCTGTTTGCTTCCAAATCGCTGTATAAACTAGCAGCAATGGGACAGAGAGAGTCTGGGGTATCTCCTCTCCCACATGATTTCTGATTTACTATAAAAGAAAGTTACTGATGTATTATGAAATTCTATGTTAGTCTATGCTGGCAGGTGCTGGATCAGGTGTTGTTCAAGTTGGCAGACTGGTATATCATCAAAGGATCCTAGCTGGTGAAGCTGAAATATGACCAACGACAAGTATTGTTGGTTATGCCAGATAATATACACTGTGTATATAATGTCTGCATGGATGCAAATAAAGAATTAGTATTTCTTTAGATTCATGGTTAGCCTATTCATTGAGTGTCACCAGATAGTACAGAATTTAGAGATATATGCACATagattataaatgtaatgttaaaataaagggaatgaaaaaaatatattttactactaTGTGAGGCtataaccatattttagattagtgataaaattaaataatcagcCATTAAAAAATCCACTTTTTTAAGCACTAATCTGAATATTGGGATGATATATTCCTCTGCAATATCCCCTCAGTGTCTGTGATGGATTTGGCTCAGGAATGACAATATTAATCcttgaaaatagtaaaaaaaaaattattgaattctCATTTCCTATTTtggtaaatgtaaatgaaaggaAATTACAACAGATAGGCtacattactgtaaaataatgactCATAATCTTTCCTAATCTTACTACTATCCAGGCATCCAGTGTGTTCACTGATGAGATGAGTGATATGCATCTGCTTATAACCCAATGCAAAATTAACTCCTCATGACTAATGCATTCTTCTGACTCCACGCATCTGCTATTTGCCAGTAGGCTGCTCCTCAAATCTCCCTCAAAAAGCATTTCAGATGACTGGTTCTGTTTCTGCCAAAACTGtggtttcctcttttcttttcctgTAAATTTGTCTTCAGTCAGAGCCAGGGGGAGCCAGCAGTTTAGGATGTGCTTTCTGATATTTCCCCATCCATTTGGCGTTTGCTCAACTATGGTATCGCCAGAGGTGTCAACCATtaaactgttttactgtgtttgaCCTTGTACTGCAGCTGtctgctttaaaataaatgctaaatcaCTCAATTCATACTCATTTATTTATCAACCCCTCCACTCCCTTGGTGACCTTTTTAATTCTTTTACAGAATAACTCACCTTGACCAGACTTCATCCTCAAACAGCACGTTCATTCTTTCGCTCACTCATTTGTCTCTCTTTCACTCACCAGGGGGTGAAGGTCAGAGATCATCTGCAGAAGTCTGAGCAGGTGCTGTCTACTGGCCTGGTCCAGCTGGGACATCATCGCCGTCAGCTCACGGATGTGTTGATGGATGGGCTCTGATTGTCGTGGATACACAGATGGCAGCACTCTCAACAGCATGGCATTACCTATCAAAATCAATAATTAATCAATATAGCACACTTCTCATATACAAAAGTGAGCCATAATTTATGTCCAAATACCATAGTTATTGTTAgtaaagttacacacacacacacatacatatatatatatacatatgtatatatacatattatttacatgactaaatgtaaacatatacatatatacatatatacatatatatatatatatatatatatatatatatatatatatatatatatatatatatatatatatatatatatataaaacacgaTAGATGACCTGAACCTCCAAAACTGAGTGAGGGCTGATTCATCATTTAAGCCCTTTTCTTGATAAATGCACTGTTGTTGTATGGATTTAATTGCTCTTTGTTTCCTTATTAAATTAGTTCAAAATGTCAAGCCTTGCTGTTTAAGCAGACACACAAATGGCAAAAATTATCTCACAGAGTAAAAAAAGACTTACAACATAAAGATAGAAAATGATTTGTactacaacaaaaacagaaagctttggaatttgaaattaaatttaggTCTTTTAAAAGGCCCACTTTATCTTTAACCTGGTGAATCTGAGCACAAGAAAGATCTCGGTTTGCCGTTTGACCTCCAGTGGAGCTCCATGAAATAAGTGAGGGAACAGGAAGTGAAAAGACACCATGATGCTAGATCATGGAGTTGAGGGGGGAACGGATGGCACCAGTACCAATAAAATCATAGCAGAGGGTTTCAAGTACCGGTCAGTAACCTCTGAAGTGTGACAATTACAACAAAATGGGACACGTTTACTACTGCAGTCTAAAAATCCACTTGAAAAACAGATCAGATTTGCAGGCAGAGGAAAATGATCATTTACAGTACAcctaaatttttaaataaaagattgtgTAACATCACTCCAAAATTTCCCCTTATATGTTATGCAATGGCCCTTTGAAAAGTTTACTGGAAGATTATGGTAAACAGACTTTGACAAATTAGTTTACCGATTTCCATGACCCAGCTGTTACTAACACCCTGATTTAATGCCATGAACGATTTTTACAGATCATCCACttaactgcaaaaaaattacacttcatcagaaacaaaaaatatggTAGGAAACTCCCAcccaacatcaacaacaaatctAATCTCTGCTCTGGCAAGCCATCTAAGTCAGGGCGGTCGGTTAGCGGACATAATTCTGTAAATGAGATGTTTCGCATGGCTCAGGGGGACATTTAGGATTGCAGAAGACCTGCCCACCTGTTTCTACACACAGCGGGTTATGTTAATGAAGGATTAGTGTTATAAATAACCTTTCATAATGAGACAGCTGGGGAAACGTTGCTGGCCCTAGACAGTTCATAAGAAATATCGACATTCTTTTCTTTGCCAGGTGTTTTGGCAGAAGGTATCTCTAGATACCTTTTTAGAGAAATATTAACCACTAACGAGCACAACTAAAAGCTAGTAACCAAGTTAAGCAAGATATAGCCGCTTCCCTAGAGTTTTTCTACATACACATGTATGAGATCTTAGTTCCCCCAGTCATGAGAGCAAAAATTGTGCCAAAAAAGAAAACCACAGCTGATCTGACAAtatcttgttattattattattgtctgatGTAGATCACTATAgttattaaatagttttatatagcttattatatatatatatatatatatatatatatatatatatatatatatatatacacacacataaatacattacagtttattaCAGTACCAGATATGTAAGTAAATGATTGAATATGTATTACATTACACATATTACACAtaagttaaaatatgttttgttttatttcgatATCACTGAATCCATCGCTATCAATTCACAAGACCTATTTTTATAACTGATTAAAGCTTAACCAAGTAACCAAAAGTAAGAATTCTCCTTGAAAAGCAATCCATTCTCAAAAGGATACATTAAACCActccacagctgtttttaactgTATAATTCTTGTCTGCACAGCATCTATTGTAAATATATCATTGCATCTAGCCTGAAATATTCCTTTTAATCAGCAGTTACACATTTGGTTCAGTACAACAGATAACAATGTGCACTCCATgtacaataaattacaaaaattgaTTTCAAGGGAATGATAAACATACAggtgttcattttaatatttccttCCTGCTCAGTCCACTTTTTGGGTTGTAGGTGTGAGGTTGTCATGGATTATACTGTGCATTTTAAAACTAGATTAGAGGACTTCATTGTCCGAGCTTTGCCGTCAATTATGGTGTAGGTTCTGTTAGAATTTCATGATCAGCACTTTTCATTCCAAGGTGGCAGACTGACGGCATTAGCCAAAGCTGACCTTCCACTGTGTTCCCTTCAGACAACAAGACCAGTCATTCACATTTGTACCATCCAGTAACCCTGGCCCGAGTTCACATTCAGATACGCCTCCATACTTTTTGCACCAGGGAACAAGAAGTAGATGTTCTCAGTAGGGAACAACATTAATGTGGAAAATCAAACACTGTGGGGTATGATCTTCATCAGAGAACATTCATGCAGAACAGAGAATGTGTTGATAAGTGAAATTTTGTTAATGGACTAATGTTTCATGTAAAGCTCACATTTTGGAAAGATTTGTTGGCATGCTGATGTTGTCGCAAACCTGGCTGCGTAAGCAGAAAAATCCATCCGTTGAAGTTTAAGGGATTTTGTGTTGCAGACATATTAATGTCGACCTCACAAAGGGTACGTCATGGGACCTTTCTGTTTCGATAAAGTGCCACTTGTGCCTGCTTATGAAATATATCAgccatgcatcagtccaaaaagtTCAGAAGGCATTAAATCATTTGCAGTTGGGTATGGAGTCTTTGTTTCTGAGTAAATGTGCATGACTGTGAAATTGGCGCCTGTGATTTGCACCAAAATGACAGCAAATTTCTATGACTCAAACCCCAGCACCCCcaggaaagaaaaacagaatctGAGCCTTTCTGACAAGCATGTTTTCTTTAAGATTTATCAACCGTAATAATCAGGATCCATTATTTCTATACAGTACAAACCCaaaataatagattatttattttaaaacacatcatTCATTAATAAGATGAATTATGAGACCATGAGaatgaacaaaatgttttctGCCATTTAAAAAAGTTAGAGTTAGGTTTTTGAACAGTGGCCCTTATCGGCAGATCTTAATCGAGAACCGGAAGCATGTCTGGTTTTCCAAGAGTGGGATATGGACTGGAGAAAAGGAGTTGGGACTAGTAAAATGAGGGGAGGTTAAGGCTTGGATTTATACCTATTCACAATTTCTAACAATTTTAATCACTGGTGGTGACAAGATCACTGTACTTACTGTACTGTAGTTGCTAGTAAGTGTTGCTAGATGTGTTTCTGTCACTGGATGCcctccctgttgaaaaaaaaactgcatatgctggttaggtatgttttgaagcatagcaactggtttgagctggtttaagttgGTCCTTAGATGgatggtcatgagctggtttatcttgtcatgtgctggtcctaagctggggtgcatttctcaaaaacaAATTATAGTCACAAATTAtgtcattaccaatagagttcaatggaatTAACAACCATAGTTAGCTAAGATGGTTTTTGGAAATGCACCCCAGGTTatctcctgctcaggaccagtttaaaccagatcatgaccaactaaggaccagcttaaaccagctcaaaccagctgccatgcttcaaaacatacccaaccagcatatgctgtttttttcaacagggctgTCATCATTGGTAAGCTTAACTTGCCCTAGCTTTTAAAAATCTGATTACAAATGAGATGCATTGCAGGTACAGACAAGAGATTCTGTCTCACAAGAGCTGGAGCCTATGCTCAATTGCCTACACTTCTTGTGGTACAGTAGTTGCAACATTAGATCCTTGTTAAAATTTTTCAACTTCATCAGAAATATGACTATGAAATTAAGGGCTGGGGGTAGGAACGGGTTGGAGGGGGTATGTCTAAAGATTAAGATACCAGTTAGATGAAGGAAGAGGGGTCACGGGAAATATTTCTAATAGACATTAAGTGTCAAGGTTATAACTAGGAGTTGGCTTTCGGATAGAGACTACAGGTTAGATTAGTgttctttaataatatttatccattcatttcCCTCTGATTCTAGGGGTTAGTTACAGTAAGGAATTAGGTATTACAGAAATTCCTATGACTTTTCCAAGCCACCATTTCAAAATTCACTGGTACTTTCCCTTTCAGGCTTTCAACTTATACCTCTTTCCCAACCTTCTcccccaatctctctctctctcttttgcaggAGCAGTACAACAATTTGCCTACCCATACCTCCAACGAAGAATTTCTCACTGGAGCTAACTCTCTCTCCcccacctctttctctctctctttctgagcGTAATGTTTATATAGACCACAGAGCTCCTCTATCAGGCTCAGTTCCCTTTTAGCTGCAGTTCACCAAACAAGCAGGAGTCCAGCCAACCGATTGCTCAGCATCTAACAAGGAGGGCCACCAGAGAGAAAAGAGACAATTATACACAAACACTGAGCCTTGTTAATATTCACACATGGCCAGCACGTCAAAGCGGACATTCCTCCAGGCCATGTGTCTGGTGGTTTCATTGTCCAAGGCAGTACCTGAGAATTATGAGGATGATATCGATGTTAACTTCGGACCCAATTATTTTAACGAGATAACTGAGGAGGACCAGATGGAAGGTGAgtaaccaataaaaataaataaataaataaataaataaatatatatatatatattccattgtGATCAGTACTGTTAGCTGTGAGTTACGGAGACATGCAAGTGGTGACAGGACAAATAAACTATCAGCGTGTGTGAGGAAACGTCTTTCAGAGAGGTGTTACATTAACAAGGAAAAAGTCAAAGTAAACAAATAATGTGACTCAATGGGATCGTGtgtttaaacatttgtgaatgcaGGAATATTTGTTGCAGTATTTGTTGAAGTGTAACAGAATTCATGTCTTGTGCCATGAcataaatgaatgttttgtttgttgaagAGGTTATACTTTGATTGTGTCTTGCCTTTGGAGTATACTGTATGCCtctgaaaacaggaaaaaaattgacggaaaaagaaaaatagaatgaagcagataataaaaaaataataataataataattaaccactttgatccaagaaaaaaaaaacagctaaacaaaataaacaaactttttgaaaaaacaatttttaggTTAAACCTCTTAAATGTCACCCGTCCCCTCTGTGGGATGCCTAAGTTTACTttactatattacaattaaatcctaacctaatcatgacaaactgtatatcgttggaaaggtctaagactcctaaatagatattttaccaatgtttttttgttaaaaatgatgtaggaaaagtaatagatttatttatgacaagagtgcaccgtcaaaaatctacatcataaaaGGAGTTCTgtcctttgtcaaaaaaaaaaaaagtatttttcattgcctttttctctatcacactttagaaatcatcagaaattatatatcagcTGAaaatttaaaatctcaaaattcatcctttaaaacccattttaaaatcagacatttcattatgaaaatggtacatcaatatcatattacaaaatgttttcattcatgaattataaaaatttaagtttggatcgtgcactttcacgtctatgttcaaaaatgtaagTGAGAGTTAAGgggttaatttaaattaaaagatgatcattatttttaaattgagtaTTCTACTTTATAAGTGAAAATGTCCTTATAAGCGACCCTAGATATGTGTTCTGAATTCTATATGAGTTTTCCAGATCTACACATTTAATCAACTATGAATTGACTTAGCTGCAGTATTTCATATAGTTCACAGAGTTCCACAGGACCATGATGAACTTTCCGCTGCTAACACTTCAAACTCAATGGTGTCACCATAAGTACATATAAAAACCATGTCATCTGAACTCATGTTCTCTTTCTACAttcctctcctttcctttcccttGATTTCTCTCTCAGGGGAGACCCCCACACCTTCCCCTGAACCCTGCAAAGGCCCAGTCTTCACTAAGTGGGATAAGCTCTTCACAATGCTGGAAAATTCCCAAATGAAAGAGAACATGCTCCTGCAGTATACCGATGATATCATCAAGGTGGAGCTGCAGAGTCTGAGAGAAGAGATGTTACAGTTTGTGGCACAGTACGGTGGCTCTTGCGCATCTGCGGTTGAGAGCTCGGTTCGACGGGCTGGGATTCAAACAGAGACGCGTTTGCAGAATGTGATGGACCGTGTGCGAGAGGTCTCAGCTGATCAGTCTACGCAGCATGATGCAGCCCTGCAGCAGCTACTGGCTGCTAGTGTAAACCAGGCTGCACGGCTTGAGCGACTGGAGAACGACTGTTTAAAATGGCGGGGAAGAGGTCTGGCCTCCCAAGCCAAGAGCGTCCAGACCCGACATCTCATGCAAGAAGTGAGCGAGACAGAGAATGGAGGTAGGCTGGAGAAGACTCTGGCACCCATCTCCAATGAGCTGCAAACCATCCGGGAACAGCTGACCCTTTACACCAAATCAGTCTTTGCAAACAGCCTTCCATCAGGTGAGACATCTAAGTTATAGAAAGCAATATTAGTCAATATTTTTACCACTTTATTGAGAGGCgcatagagcaaaaaaaaaaaaaagagcaagaaatGGCACAGATAACAGACCACACTGTGTATAGAAAGGTTAGATTTATGCGCATTTAGATTTATGCCATAGGACCTAAACAAAACATCATGAACCAATTCCTACCAATTCCTTTGCAGGTATGTTGCTTTATATGAGTTAATCTTCTGAGGTCAATTTGGATAGGACTAAAAAAAGACTGGCAAGATGACGATTATGTTTGGTTGATACAGATGATTCTGGTTTGGTGCTATACATTTTGAGCTGTAAATCTGTGATTTATGCAATAGACATGTTAGCATGTCAACTCACACAACCTCTGAGCAGACCACCATCACCCCAAGGAGGTTGATACCACCAAAATCTGATAAATGTTTAACCCCCCAAGACATTCCCCAAGCTCCTATTGAGTTGGGAAACAAACTTTGTTTGCATCAAGAGAGCTTTCACCTTGTCAGTAAGCCAGATACAGTTTCTAGTCAGCTTTaactaaaaatgatttaatcTGCGAATGCCCATGCCTCCTGCATTAAATAGCTTTGTAGAGGTAGAGTAAATGAAAGACAGAGGGAGGTATAATTATGAACAGCAATGCAGGGCGACCACACCAAAGCATCCAGGGGGGAAAACAGAACCAGATGAGACTGTTTAGAGAATGACTTAGCCTTCTTCCATTCTCCCACAGCAGGAAACCCAAgacaaatgtaatgaaaatattgtAAGCTACGGTGGGATAGGAGAGCCGTGGCCTGTCATAGCAAAGCAATCACCCATAGGAGAGAGAATGTACCAATCCCATTAACCAAGCCCCCTTCAATCCCTTTCCGTTTTACAAGCCTTCCATTGTAATTGAGTTTCTTCTGGTTGAAGGTCCTCTCAATGGTTATGCCAGCTAATCGTGCACAAAACTGACCATCCATATAAAACATGCTCATGCAAACATGAACTTATAAAAGACAACTGCACAGGGATGATCATAGTTGGGTTATACCTGATCATTTAGCAGTGAATAAATGCTAAAAGCACAAGAAAAAGAAGTCTCTTGATCTTTGTCGCTCTTTGGGAGGCTCAGCAGAAACAAATCCTGGACAGGATCCACTAAATGTTTACAATGTAACTCATTACTTGGAGAACCCCCATTAAAATATAAAGGATGCGCTGAAGAttacatcacaaaacatttttattatttacactttgtgATGAACCCTCCTCGAAAGATTTATGTGAAGGTTAGACAGATAAAATCATGAGCCTTCAGTGATGCAATCGTATGTACCTATTGATAGGTTGAGTGGTGTATTGGTTCTCCCTCTGAATTAAATAGGGTAACAGACATTAAAACAGATCAATTCTGTTCCTTCTAACAGCGCGTAATCTAAGTTTGTTAACACTCTCCCTTTCCTTCTCTCAATTCTTCTTCCTTTCCAGGCTGTGACACTGGGCTGCTCTTCCCCACACGTTCATCTACAGCTTATGTTGAAGTCTCACCCAAGACACCCTTTCAGAACAATGCGGTCACCATTTGCCTGTGGGTGAAACCAACTCAGGTGCTCAACAAGACCATCCTCTTCTCTTACAGTACAACTGGCAATGCCTACGAACTCCAGCTGGTGTTGAATGGACAGAGTGTCTTCTTTACCGTCGATGGTGAAACCCATTTGGTGCAAGCTTCAGGGGCAGCTCAAGAGGGTCAGTGGGTGCACATTTGTGCAGTCTGGAGCTCACATCAGGGCTTGGCTTCACTGTGGGTGAATGGTAAACAGTCTGCAAGCTCTCCTGGAGTGGCTGAAGGTCATGAGTTACGCAGCAAAGGAAGCATACTATTGGGGCAAGAGTATGGACGTTTCTTCAGGCATCTTAGTATCCCAGACACTTTTGATGCGGAGCTGGCCTTTACAGGGAAGATGACTGGAGTGAACATGTGGGACCGCGTTTTGGATTCAAAGGAGATATCTCAGCAAGCGCGGCTGGATGGGAGTGGTTGTGGTATCCGTGGTAATGTGGTGGCATGGGGTGTTTCTGACATTGAGCCAAAAGGGGGTGTCAAGTTAATATACTAAATTTCTCTACTGTCTTAACCACCTGAGCCCTGTAGACCAATCAGCTGAGCTCCTACAAGCACATATTAAGAACCTGCTTTGCTACACCTgcacaaaacaataattattctttccttaaatgtgcaaaaaatgctCCCTTATAGGGAAAATGTGATTTAGCATGTTGAAATTGTTATTTTGGTTGGACTGGATTtagtttatatcatatataagttttttttttttatttgatactgTTCTGTTTTACAAGAATGTTTAATACAAAATGgaggaattttaaaaaatatatatattatgtatcgTCAAACTATTTATCTTGATTTGTAATGTTTACATTCAGATTTGACTTaatttttaatctatttgtaTTGTAATACTTCAGTccattgttatttttatgcttcTTTTTCAAACTATAGGCTCTATTACATATCTTGTgattgccattttaaaatattttgttatatgagtTCTGctaattaataacttttttttgtctttggtttGTATTTTTACCACAAGACGGATGTTATGTTTTGATGACGGAGCTGTGGAAAATGTTTacaaattgcaactttatttttttgtttccgCTGATGTGattaaatgtattgtgttttttttttgtgtgtgtgtgtgtgtgtgttttttttttttttttttggttgttgtgtttatattgttttgattatgaggttaatgtgtatttttaatgtatatagatttttttgtgggttttggaAAACAAACCATATTAGatgattttaaactaaaaataaaaacattgtcatTCAGGATCTTTTGAATGAAAAAAGATCAAGAGGTGAGTGTTTTAGTTAATAGCGTATAACAGTTAATTTTGATATATAAGTTATTTAGTGATCCAATACATTATGGTTCCATAACCAACAGCCAAATCattcttaaattaaaactttGTAAAGAGTTTACCAGTGAGATTGTGAAAAATGTCAGTAAGTGAGTGTGGCCTCGTCCCATTAACCAACAAAAAGTTGTTTCATTTGAAAGCTGAAAATTCTGCTGAAATTTTGCACCCCAACATAACAGGAAACAGGATTAGTGAATATCGAGTATCAGTTTTAATATATCTTGTTTTGTTTAGAAAAGAACTGACCTTTTAGTTCCATTGTACCTCTTTTCCTTTCACCCTGtgacatatttttataaaatgttaaatttaaagaaaaaaaaaaatacacaaacaaaagatAAGTTTTTTAGTGGCAGAGCAAGTGAGTACATTTTGACAAAAGATTAtgaggacaatttttttttttttttttggaatattatgCTCAATGATGATGAAACTTGTACAATAatattgtgtattaaaaaaatcaagtaaatcaGGTAATCAAAAACGAGACATTACAGCACCGGCCACATTAAGTGTCTGGTATTTTAAACGTGTAACATGCACCATAACCAAGGATCTG harbors:
- the ptx3a gene encoding pentraxin-related protein PTX3: MASTSKRTFLQAMCLVVSLSKAVPENYEDDIDVNFGPNYFNEITEEDQMEGETPTPSPEPCKGPVFTKWDKLFTMLENSQMKENMLLQYTDDIIKVELQSLREEMLQFVAQYGGSCASAVESSVRRAGIQTETRLQNVMDRVREVSADQSTQHDAALQQLLAASVNQAARLERLENDCLKWRGRGLASQAKSVQTRHLMQEVSETENGGRLEKTLAPISNELQTIREQLTLYTKSVFANSLPSGCDTGLLFPTRSSTAYVEVSPKTPFQNNAVTICLWVKPTQVLNKTILFSYSTTGNAYELQLVLNGQSVFFTVDGETHLVQASGAAQEGQWVHICAVWSSHQGLASLWVNGKQSASSPGVAEGHELRSKGSILLGQEYGRFFRHLSIPDTFDAELAFTGKMTGVNMWDRVLDSKEISQQARLDGSGCGIRGNVVAWGVSDIEPKGGVKLIY